A genomic window from Corvus moneduloides isolate bCorMon1 chromosome 11, bCorMon1.pri, whole genome shotgun sequence includes:
- the BRPF1 gene encoding peregrin isoform X1 has translation MGVDFDVKTFCHNLRATKPPYECPVGTCRKIYKSYSGIEYHLYHYDHDNPPPPQHTPLRKHKKKGRQARAANKQSPSPSETSQSPGREVMTYAQAQRMVEVDLHGRVHRISIFDNLDVVSEDEDVPEEVPENGSNKENTETQSVPPKSGKHKNKEKRKDSNHHHHNASASTTPKLPEVVYRELEQDTPDAPPRPTSYYRYIEKSAEELDEEVEYDMDEEDYIWLDIMNERRKNEGVSPIPQEIFEYLMDRLEKESYFESHNKGDPNALVDEDAVCCICNDGECQNSNVILFCDMCNLAVHQECYGVPYIPEGQWLCRRCLQSPSRAVDCALCPNKGGAFKQTDDGRWAHVVCALWIPEVCFANTVFLEPIDSIEHIPPARWKLTCYICKQRGSGACIQCHKANCYTAFHVTCAQQAGLYMKMEPVRETGANGTSFSVRKTAYCDIHTPPGSVRRLPALSHSEGEEEDEEEEEEGKGWSSEKVKKAKAKSRIKMKKARKILAEKRAAAPVVSVPCIPPHRLSKITNRLTIQRKSQFMQRLHSYWTLKRQSRNGVPLLRRLQTHLQSQRNCDQRDTEDKNWALKEQLKSWQRLRHDLERARLLVELIRKREKLKRETIKVQQVALEMQLTPFLILLRKTLEQLQEKDTGNIFSEPVPLSEVPDYLDHIKKPMDFQTMKQNLEAYRYLNFDDFEEDFNLIINNCLKYNAKDTIFYRAAIRLREQGGAVLRQARRQAEKMGIDFETGMHFPHCVTVEEAQIQDIDDEDMRLLLSENQKHLPLEEQLKILLERLDEVNAGKQSIGRSRRAKMIKKEITVLRRKLAHPRDLGRDGLERHSSSARGVLQSHNPCEKDLQTDSAAEESSSQETGKGLGPNSSSTPAHEVGRRTSVLFSKKNPKTAGPPKRPGRPPKNRDSQITPGHGNSPIGPPQLPIMGSSQRQRKRGRSPRPSSSSDSDSDKSTEDTTMDLPANGFSSGNQPVKKSFLVYRNDCNLPRSSSDSESSSSSSSSAASDRTSTTPSKQGRGKPSFSRVNFPEDSSEDTSGTENESYSVGTGRGVGHGMVRKGMGRGAGWLSEDEDSSLDALDLVWAKCRGYPSYPALIIDPKMPREGMFHHGVPIPVPPLEVLKLGEQMTQEAREHLYLVLFFDNKRTWWPPALCRQWLPRTKLVPLGVNQDLDKEKMLEGRKSNIRKSVQIAYHRAMQHRNKVQGEQSSDSSESD, from the exons atGGGCGTAGACTTCGACGTGAAGACCTTCTGCCACAACCTGCGGGCCACCAAGCCGCCCTACGAGTGCCCGGTGGGCACCTGCCGCAAGATCTACAAGAGCTACAGCGGGATCGAGTACCACCTGTACCACTATGACCACGACAACCCGCCCCCGCCCCAGCACACCCCCCTGCGCAAGCACAAGAAGAAGGGGCGCCAGGCCCGCGCCGCCAACAAGCAGTCGCCCAGCCCCTCCGAGACCTCCCAGTCGCCCGGCCGAGAGGTGATGACCTACGCCCAGGCCCAGCGCATGGTGGAGGTGGACCTGCATGGCCGCGTCCACCGCATCAGCATCTTCGATAATCTCGACGTGGTGTCCGAGGACGAGGATGTTCCCGAGGAGGTGCCCGAGAATGGAAGCAATAAGGAGAACACGGAGACGCAGAGCGTCCCGCCCAAATCTGGGAAGCACAAGAACAAGGAGAAGCGCAAGGATTCCAACCACCATCACCACAACGCCTCGGCCAGCACTACCCCGAAGCTGCCCGAGGTGGTGTACcgagagctggagcaggacacCCCTGACGCCCCGCCTCGTCCCACCTCGTACTACAG GTACATCGAGAAgtcagcagaggagctggatgAGGAGGTGGAGTACGACATGGATGAGGAGGATTACATCTGGCTGGACATCATGAATGAGAGGCGGAAGAACGAAGGCGTGAGCCCTATTCCCCAGGAGATCTTTGAGTACCTGATGGACCGGCTAGAGAAGGAGTCCTACTTTGAGAGCCACAACAAGGGGGACCCAAACGCCTTGGTGGATGAGGATGCCGTCTGCTGCATCTGCAACGATGGGGAGTGTCAGAACAGCAACGTCATCCTCTTCTGCGACATGTGCAACCTGGCTGTGCACCAGGAGTGCTATGGGGTGCCCTACATCCCTGAGGGACAGTGGCTCTGCAGACGGTGCCTGCAGTCACCCTCGCGCGCTGTGGACTGTGCCCTCTGTCCAAACAAGGGGGGGGCCTTCAAGCAGACGGACGATGGGCGCTGGGCACACGTGGTCTGTGCCCTCTGGATCCCGGAGGTGTGCTTTGCCAACACCGTCTTCCTAGAACCCATCGACAGCATCGAGCACATCCCGCCCGCACGCTGGAAGCTGACCTGTTACATTTGCAAGCAGCGCGGCTCTGGGGCTTGCATCCAGTGTCACAAAGCCAACTGCTACACCGCCTTCCATGTCACCTGTGCCCAGCAGGCCGGGCTGTACATGAAGATGGAGCCCGTCCGGGAGACGGGTGCCAATGGTACCTCCTTCAGTGTGCGCAAAACTGCCTACTGCGACATCCACACACCGCCAGGTTCCGTGCGCAGGCTTCCCGCCCTCTCCCACAgtgagggagaagaggaggatgaggaggaagaggaggaggggaagggctggagtTCTGAGAAAGTCAAAAAAGCAAAGGCCAAGTCTAGGATCAAGATGAAGAAGGCACGGAAGATCCTGGCAGAGAAACGAGCTGCAGCGCCTGTGGTTTCCGTGCCCTGCATCCCTCCCCACAG GCTCAGTAAGATTACAAACCGTTTAACCATCCAGAGGAAGAGCCAGTTCATGCAGAGGCTGCACAGCTACTGGACTCTGAAGAGACAGTCCCGCAATGGTGTCCCCCTGCTCCGCCGCCTTCAGACACACTTGCAGTCACAGAGAAACTGCGACCAG AGAGACACTGAGGATAAGAACTGGGCCCTGAAGGAACAGCTGAAGTCATGGCAGCGCCTGCGCCATGACCTCGAGCGTGCGCGCTTGCTGGTGGAGCTGATACGCAAGCGGGAGAAGCTCAAGAGAGAGACG ATCAAAGTGCAGCAGGTGGCACTGGAAATGCAGCTGACccccttcctcatcctcctccgAAAGACGcttgagcagctgcaggagaaagaCACGGGCAACATCTTCAGTGAGCCGGTCCCTCTGTCTGAG GTCCCAGACTACCTGGATCACATCAAGAAGCCGATGGATTTTCAGacaatgaaacaaaatctgGAAGCCTATCGCTATCTGAATTTTGATGACTTTGAGGAGGATTTCAACCTGATTATTAACAACTGTTTGAAATACAATGCCAAAGACACAATCTTCTACCGGGCAGCCATCCGTCTGCGGGAGCAGGGAGGTGCCGTGCTCCGGCAGGCTCGCCGGCAGGCAGAGAAGATGGGCATTGACTTTGAGACAGGCATGCACTTCCCCCACTGTGTAACAGTGGAAGAGGCTCAGATCCAAGACATTGATGATG AAGATATGCGGCTGCTGCTCTCGGAGAATCAGAAGCATCTGCCCTTGGAGGAGCAGCTAAAGATCCTGCTGGAGCGGCTGGATGAGGTCAACGCTGGCAAGCAGAGCATAGGACGGTCCCGCCGGGCCAAGATGATCAAGAAGGAGATCACAGTCCTACGGCGGAAGCTCGCACACCCACGGGACCTGGGCCGGGATGGGCTGGAGCggcacagctcctctgccagggGAGTCCTGCAGTCCCACAACCCCTGTGAGAAGGACCTGCAGACGGACAGTGCTGcggaggagagcagcagccaggagactGGCAAAG gTCTAGGTCCCAATTCTTCTTCTACCCCAGCACATGAAGTTGGCAGGAGGACCTCTGTTCTCTTCTCCAAGAAGAACCCTAAAACTGCAGGCCCTCCAAAACGTCCAGGACGCCCCCCAAAGAATCGAGACAGCCAGATCACTCCTGGGCATGGGAACAGCCCCATTGGGCCCCCCCAACTGCCAATAATGGGGTCCTCCCAGCGGCAGAGGAAGAGAGGGCGAAGCCCACgccccagctccagctcggacagtgacagtgacaagtCCACAGAGGACACCACCATGG ACCTGCCAGCCAACGGTTTCAGCAGTGGGAACCAGCCCGTGAAGAAGAGCTTCCTGGTGTACCGCAACGACTGCAATCTTCCCCGGAGCAGCTCCGACTCGgagtccagcagcagcagcagcagcagtgctgcctcagACCGCACCAG CACAACGCCCTCcaagcagggcagagggaaacCCTCCTTTTCCCGAGTGAACTTCCCAGAGGACAGCAGTGAGGACACATCAGGGACAGAGAATGAGTCCTACTCCGTGGGCACGGGACGAGGTGTGGGGCACGGGA TGGTGCGTAAGGGTATGGGGCGTGGCGCGGGGTGGCTGTCTGAGGATGAGGATTCCTCCCTGGATGCCCTGGACCTGGTGTGGGCCAAGTGCCGGGGTTACCCCTCCTACCCAGCGTTG ATCATTGACCCCAAGATGCCGCGGGAAGGCATGTTCCACCATGGcgtccccatcccc
- the BRPF1 gene encoding peregrin isoform X4 — translation MGVDFDVKTFCHNLRATKPPYECPVGTCRKIYKSYSGIEYHLYHYDHDNPPPPQHTPLRKHKKKGRQARAANKQSPSPSETSQSPGREVMTYAQAQRMVEVDLHGRVHRISIFDNLDVVSEDEDVPEEVPENGSNKENTETQSVPPKSGKHKNKEKRKDSNHHHHNASASTTPKLPEVVYRELEQDTPDAPPRPTSYYRYIEKSAEELDEEVEYDMDEEDYIWLDIMNERRKNEGVSPIPQEIFEYLMDRLEKESYFESHNKGDPNALVDEDAVCCICNDGECQNSNVILFCDMCNLAVHQECYGVPYIPEGQWLCRRCLQSPSRAVDCALCPNKGGAFKQTDDGRWAHVVCALWIPEVCFANTVFLEPIDSIEHIPPARWKLTCYICKQRGSGACIQCHKANCYTAFHVTCAQQAGLYMKMEPVRETGANGTSFSVRKTAYCDIHTPPGSVRRLPALSHSEGEEEDEEEEEEGKGWSSEKVKKAKAKSRIKMKKARKILAEKRAAAPVVSVPCIPPHRLSKITNRLTIQRKSQFMQRLHSYWTLKRQSRNGVPLLRRLQTHLQSQRNCDQRDTEDKNWALKEQLKSWQRLRHDLERARLLVELIRKREKLKRETIKVQQVALEMQLTPFLILLRKTLEQLQEKDTGNIFSEPVPLSEVPDYLDHIKKPMDFQTMKQNLEAYRYLNFDDFEEDFNLIINNCLKYNAKDTIFYRAAIRLREQGGAVLRQARRQAEKMGIDFETGMHFPHCVTVEEAQIQDIDDDMRLLLSENQKHLPLEEQLKILLERLDEVNAGKQSIGRSRRAKMIKKEITVLRRKLAHPRDLGRDGLERHSSSARGVLQSHNPCEKDLQTDSAAEESSSQETGKGLGPNSSSTPAHEVGRRTSVLFSKKNPKTAGPPKRPGRPPKNRDSQITPGHGNSPIGPPQLPIMGSSQRQRKRGRSPRPSSSSDSDSDKSTEDTTMDLPANGFSSGNQPVKKSFLVYRNDCNLPRSSSDSESSSSSSSSAASDRTSTTPSKQGRGKPSFSRVNFPEDSSEDTSGTENESYSVGTGRGVGHGMVRKGMGRGAGWLSEDEDSSLDALDLVWAKCRGYPSYPALIIDPKMPREGMFHHGVPIPVPPLEVLKLGEQMTQEAREHLYLVLFFDNKRTWQWLPRTKLVPLGVNQDLDKEKMLEGRKSNIRKSVQIAYHRAMQHRNKVQGEQSSDSSESD, via the exons atGGGCGTAGACTTCGACGTGAAGACCTTCTGCCACAACCTGCGGGCCACCAAGCCGCCCTACGAGTGCCCGGTGGGCACCTGCCGCAAGATCTACAAGAGCTACAGCGGGATCGAGTACCACCTGTACCACTATGACCACGACAACCCGCCCCCGCCCCAGCACACCCCCCTGCGCAAGCACAAGAAGAAGGGGCGCCAGGCCCGCGCCGCCAACAAGCAGTCGCCCAGCCCCTCCGAGACCTCCCAGTCGCCCGGCCGAGAGGTGATGACCTACGCCCAGGCCCAGCGCATGGTGGAGGTGGACCTGCATGGCCGCGTCCACCGCATCAGCATCTTCGATAATCTCGACGTGGTGTCCGAGGACGAGGATGTTCCCGAGGAGGTGCCCGAGAATGGAAGCAATAAGGAGAACACGGAGACGCAGAGCGTCCCGCCCAAATCTGGGAAGCACAAGAACAAGGAGAAGCGCAAGGATTCCAACCACCATCACCACAACGCCTCGGCCAGCACTACCCCGAAGCTGCCCGAGGTGGTGTACcgagagctggagcaggacacCCCTGACGCCCCGCCTCGTCCCACCTCGTACTACAG GTACATCGAGAAgtcagcagaggagctggatgAGGAGGTGGAGTACGACATGGATGAGGAGGATTACATCTGGCTGGACATCATGAATGAGAGGCGGAAGAACGAAGGCGTGAGCCCTATTCCCCAGGAGATCTTTGAGTACCTGATGGACCGGCTAGAGAAGGAGTCCTACTTTGAGAGCCACAACAAGGGGGACCCAAACGCCTTGGTGGATGAGGATGCCGTCTGCTGCATCTGCAACGATGGGGAGTGTCAGAACAGCAACGTCATCCTCTTCTGCGACATGTGCAACCTGGCTGTGCACCAGGAGTGCTATGGGGTGCCCTACATCCCTGAGGGACAGTGGCTCTGCAGACGGTGCCTGCAGTCACCCTCGCGCGCTGTGGACTGTGCCCTCTGTCCAAACAAGGGGGGGGCCTTCAAGCAGACGGACGATGGGCGCTGGGCACACGTGGTCTGTGCCCTCTGGATCCCGGAGGTGTGCTTTGCCAACACCGTCTTCCTAGAACCCATCGACAGCATCGAGCACATCCCGCCCGCACGCTGGAAGCTGACCTGTTACATTTGCAAGCAGCGCGGCTCTGGGGCTTGCATCCAGTGTCACAAAGCCAACTGCTACACCGCCTTCCATGTCACCTGTGCCCAGCAGGCCGGGCTGTACATGAAGATGGAGCCCGTCCGGGAGACGGGTGCCAATGGTACCTCCTTCAGTGTGCGCAAAACTGCCTACTGCGACATCCACACACCGCCAGGTTCCGTGCGCAGGCTTCCCGCCCTCTCCCACAgtgagggagaagaggaggatgaggaggaagaggaggaggggaagggctggagtTCTGAGAAAGTCAAAAAAGCAAAGGCCAAGTCTAGGATCAAGATGAAGAAGGCACGGAAGATCCTGGCAGAGAAACGAGCTGCAGCGCCTGTGGTTTCCGTGCCCTGCATCCCTCCCCACAG GCTCAGTAAGATTACAAACCGTTTAACCATCCAGAGGAAGAGCCAGTTCATGCAGAGGCTGCACAGCTACTGGACTCTGAAGAGACAGTCCCGCAATGGTGTCCCCCTGCTCCGCCGCCTTCAGACACACTTGCAGTCACAGAGAAACTGCGACCAG AGAGACACTGAGGATAAGAACTGGGCCCTGAAGGAACAGCTGAAGTCATGGCAGCGCCTGCGCCATGACCTCGAGCGTGCGCGCTTGCTGGTGGAGCTGATACGCAAGCGGGAGAAGCTCAAGAGAGAGACG ATCAAAGTGCAGCAGGTGGCACTGGAAATGCAGCTGACccccttcctcatcctcctccgAAAGACGcttgagcagctgcaggagaaagaCACGGGCAACATCTTCAGTGAGCCGGTCCCTCTGTCTGAG GTCCCAGACTACCTGGATCACATCAAGAAGCCGATGGATTTTCAGacaatgaaacaaaatctgGAAGCCTATCGCTATCTGAATTTTGATGACTTTGAGGAGGATTTCAACCTGATTATTAACAACTGTTTGAAATACAATGCCAAAGACACAATCTTCTACCGGGCAGCCATCCGTCTGCGGGAGCAGGGAGGTGCCGTGCTCCGGCAGGCTCGCCGGCAGGCAGAGAAGATGGGCATTGACTTTGAGACAGGCATGCACTTCCCCCACTGTGTAACAGTGGAAGAGGCTCAGATCCAAGACATTGATGATG ATATGCGGCTGCTGCTCTCGGAGAATCAGAAGCATCTGCCCTTGGAGGAGCAGCTAAAGATCCTGCTGGAGCGGCTGGATGAGGTCAACGCTGGCAAGCAGAGCATAGGACGGTCCCGCCGGGCCAAGATGATCAAGAAGGAGATCACAGTCCTACGGCGGAAGCTCGCACACCCACGGGACCTGGGCCGGGATGGGCTGGAGCggcacagctcctctgccagggGAGTCCTGCAGTCCCACAACCCCTGTGAGAAGGACCTGCAGACGGACAGTGCTGcggaggagagcagcagccaggagactGGCAAAG gTCTAGGTCCCAATTCTTCTTCTACCCCAGCACATGAAGTTGGCAGGAGGACCTCTGTTCTCTTCTCCAAGAAGAACCCTAAAACTGCAGGCCCTCCAAAACGTCCAGGACGCCCCCCAAAGAATCGAGACAGCCAGATCACTCCTGGGCATGGGAACAGCCCCATTGGGCCCCCCCAACTGCCAATAATGGGGTCCTCCCAGCGGCAGAGGAAGAGAGGGCGAAGCCCACgccccagctccagctcggacagtgacagtgacaagtCCACAGAGGACACCACCATGG ACCTGCCAGCCAACGGTTTCAGCAGTGGGAACCAGCCCGTGAAGAAGAGCTTCCTGGTGTACCGCAACGACTGCAATCTTCCCCGGAGCAGCTCCGACTCGgagtccagcagcagcagcagcagcagtgctgcctcagACCGCACCAG CACAACGCCCTCcaagcagggcagagggaaacCCTCCTTTTCCCGAGTGAACTTCCCAGAGGACAGCAGTGAGGACACATCAGGGACAGAGAATGAGTCCTACTCCGTGGGCACGGGACGAGGTGTGGGGCACGGGA TGGTGCGTAAGGGTATGGGGCGTGGCGCGGGGTGGCTGTCTGAGGATGAGGATTCCTCCCTGGATGCCCTGGACCTGGTGTGGGCCAAGTGCCGGGGTTACCCCTCCTACCCAGCGTTG ATCATTGACCCCAAGATGCCGCGGGAAGGCATGTTCCACCATGGcgtccccatcccc
- the BRPF1 gene encoding peregrin isoform X3 yields the protein MGVDFDVKTFCHNLRATKPPYECPVGTCRKIYKSYSGIEYHLYHYDHDNPPPPQHTPLRKHKKKGRQARAANKQSPSPSETSQSPGREVMTYAQAQRMVEVDLHGRVHRISIFDNLDVVSEDEDVPEEVPENGSNKENTETQSVPPKSGKHKNKEKRKDSNHHHHNASASTTPKLPEVVYRELEQDTPDAPPRPTSYYRYIEKSAEELDEEVEYDMDEEDYIWLDIMNERRKNEGVSPIPQEIFEYLMDRLEKESYFESHNKGDPNALVDEDAVCCICNDGECQNSNVILFCDMCNLAVHQECYGVPYIPEGQWLCRRCLQSPSRAVDCALCPNKGGAFKQTDDGRWAHVVCALWIPEVCFANTVFLEPIDSIEHIPPARWKLTCYICKQRGSGACIQCHKANCYTAFHVTCAQQAGLYMKMEPVRETGANGTSFSVRKTAYCDIHTPPGSVRRLPALSHSEGEEEDEEEEEEGKGWSSEKVKKAKAKSRIKMKKARKILAEKRAAAPVVSVPCIPPHRLSKITNRLTIQRKSQFMQRLHSYWTLKRQSRNGVPLLRRLQTHLQSQRNCDQRDTEDKNWALKEQLKSWQRLRHDLERARLLVELIRKREKLKRETIKVQQVALEMQLTPFLILLRKTLEQLQEKDTGNIFSEPVPLSEVPDYLDHIKKPMDFQTMKQNLEAYRYLNFDDFEEDFNLIINNCLKYNAKDTIFYRAAIRLREQGGAVLRQARRQAEKMGIDFETGMHFPHCVTVEEAQIQDIDDEDMRLLLSENQKHLPLEEQLKILLERLDEVNAGKQSIGRSRRAKMIKKEITVLRRKLAHPRDLGRDGLERHSSSARGVLQSHNPCEKDLQTDSAAEESSSQETGKGLGPNSSSTPAHEVGRRTSVLFSKKNPKTAGPPKRPGRPPKNRDSQITPGHGNSPIGPPQLPIMGSSQRQRKRGRSPRPSSSSDSDSDKSTEDTTMDLPANGFSSGNQPVKKSFLVYRNDCNLPRSSSDSESSSSSSSSAASDRTSTTPSKQGRGKPSFSRVNFPEDSSEDTSGTENESYSVGTGRGVGHGMVRKGMGRGAGWLSEDEDSSLDALDLVWAKCRGYPSYPALIIDPKMPREGMFHHGVPIPVPPLEVLKLGEQMTQEAREHLYLVLFFDNKRTWQWLPRTKLVPLGVNQDLDKEKMLEGRKSNIRKSVQIAYHRAMQHRNKVQGEQSSDSSESD from the exons atGGGCGTAGACTTCGACGTGAAGACCTTCTGCCACAACCTGCGGGCCACCAAGCCGCCCTACGAGTGCCCGGTGGGCACCTGCCGCAAGATCTACAAGAGCTACAGCGGGATCGAGTACCACCTGTACCACTATGACCACGACAACCCGCCCCCGCCCCAGCACACCCCCCTGCGCAAGCACAAGAAGAAGGGGCGCCAGGCCCGCGCCGCCAACAAGCAGTCGCCCAGCCCCTCCGAGACCTCCCAGTCGCCCGGCCGAGAGGTGATGACCTACGCCCAGGCCCAGCGCATGGTGGAGGTGGACCTGCATGGCCGCGTCCACCGCATCAGCATCTTCGATAATCTCGACGTGGTGTCCGAGGACGAGGATGTTCCCGAGGAGGTGCCCGAGAATGGAAGCAATAAGGAGAACACGGAGACGCAGAGCGTCCCGCCCAAATCTGGGAAGCACAAGAACAAGGAGAAGCGCAAGGATTCCAACCACCATCACCACAACGCCTCGGCCAGCACTACCCCGAAGCTGCCCGAGGTGGTGTACcgagagctggagcaggacacCCCTGACGCCCCGCCTCGTCCCACCTCGTACTACAG GTACATCGAGAAgtcagcagaggagctggatgAGGAGGTGGAGTACGACATGGATGAGGAGGATTACATCTGGCTGGACATCATGAATGAGAGGCGGAAGAACGAAGGCGTGAGCCCTATTCCCCAGGAGATCTTTGAGTACCTGATGGACCGGCTAGAGAAGGAGTCCTACTTTGAGAGCCACAACAAGGGGGACCCAAACGCCTTGGTGGATGAGGATGCCGTCTGCTGCATCTGCAACGATGGGGAGTGTCAGAACAGCAACGTCATCCTCTTCTGCGACATGTGCAACCTGGCTGTGCACCAGGAGTGCTATGGGGTGCCCTACATCCCTGAGGGACAGTGGCTCTGCAGACGGTGCCTGCAGTCACCCTCGCGCGCTGTGGACTGTGCCCTCTGTCCAAACAAGGGGGGGGCCTTCAAGCAGACGGACGATGGGCGCTGGGCACACGTGGTCTGTGCCCTCTGGATCCCGGAGGTGTGCTTTGCCAACACCGTCTTCCTAGAACCCATCGACAGCATCGAGCACATCCCGCCCGCACGCTGGAAGCTGACCTGTTACATTTGCAAGCAGCGCGGCTCTGGGGCTTGCATCCAGTGTCACAAAGCCAACTGCTACACCGCCTTCCATGTCACCTGTGCCCAGCAGGCCGGGCTGTACATGAAGATGGAGCCCGTCCGGGAGACGGGTGCCAATGGTACCTCCTTCAGTGTGCGCAAAACTGCCTACTGCGACATCCACACACCGCCAGGTTCCGTGCGCAGGCTTCCCGCCCTCTCCCACAgtgagggagaagaggaggatgaggaggaagaggaggaggggaagggctggagtTCTGAGAAAGTCAAAAAAGCAAAGGCCAAGTCTAGGATCAAGATGAAGAAGGCACGGAAGATCCTGGCAGAGAAACGAGCTGCAGCGCCTGTGGTTTCCGTGCCCTGCATCCCTCCCCACAG GCTCAGTAAGATTACAAACCGTTTAACCATCCAGAGGAAGAGCCAGTTCATGCAGAGGCTGCACAGCTACTGGACTCTGAAGAGACAGTCCCGCAATGGTGTCCCCCTGCTCCGCCGCCTTCAGACACACTTGCAGTCACAGAGAAACTGCGACCAG AGAGACACTGAGGATAAGAACTGGGCCCTGAAGGAACAGCTGAAGTCATGGCAGCGCCTGCGCCATGACCTCGAGCGTGCGCGCTTGCTGGTGGAGCTGATACGCAAGCGGGAGAAGCTCAAGAGAGAGACG ATCAAAGTGCAGCAGGTGGCACTGGAAATGCAGCTGACccccttcctcatcctcctccgAAAGACGcttgagcagctgcaggagaaagaCACGGGCAACATCTTCAGTGAGCCGGTCCCTCTGTCTGAG GTCCCAGACTACCTGGATCACATCAAGAAGCCGATGGATTTTCAGacaatgaaacaaaatctgGAAGCCTATCGCTATCTGAATTTTGATGACTTTGAGGAGGATTTCAACCTGATTATTAACAACTGTTTGAAATACAATGCCAAAGACACAATCTTCTACCGGGCAGCCATCCGTCTGCGGGAGCAGGGAGGTGCCGTGCTCCGGCAGGCTCGCCGGCAGGCAGAGAAGATGGGCATTGACTTTGAGACAGGCATGCACTTCCCCCACTGTGTAACAGTGGAAGAGGCTCAGATCCAAGACATTGATGATG AAGATATGCGGCTGCTGCTCTCGGAGAATCAGAAGCATCTGCCCTTGGAGGAGCAGCTAAAGATCCTGCTGGAGCGGCTGGATGAGGTCAACGCTGGCAAGCAGAGCATAGGACGGTCCCGCCGGGCCAAGATGATCAAGAAGGAGATCACAGTCCTACGGCGGAAGCTCGCACACCCACGGGACCTGGGCCGGGATGGGCTGGAGCggcacagctcctctgccagggGAGTCCTGCAGTCCCACAACCCCTGTGAGAAGGACCTGCAGACGGACAGTGCTGcggaggagagcagcagccaggagactGGCAAAG gTCTAGGTCCCAATTCTTCTTCTACCCCAGCACATGAAGTTGGCAGGAGGACCTCTGTTCTCTTCTCCAAGAAGAACCCTAAAACTGCAGGCCCTCCAAAACGTCCAGGACGCCCCCCAAAGAATCGAGACAGCCAGATCACTCCTGGGCATGGGAACAGCCCCATTGGGCCCCCCCAACTGCCAATAATGGGGTCCTCCCAGCGGCAGAGGAAGAGAGGGCGAAGCCCACgccccagctccagctcggacagtgacagtgacaagtCCACAGAGGACACCACCATGG ACCTGCCAGCCAACGGTTTCAGCAGTGGGAACCAGCCCGTGAAGAAGAGCTTCCTGGTGTACCGCAACGACTGCAATCTTCCCCGGAGCAGCTCCGACTCGgagtccagcagcagcagcagcagcagtgctgcctcagACCGCACCAG CACAACGCCCTCcaagcagggcagagggaaacCCTCCTTTTCCCGAGTGAACTTCCCAGAGGACAGCAGTGAGGACACATCAGGGACAGAGAATGAGTCCTACTCCGTGGGCACGGGACGAGGTGTGGGGCACGGGA TGGTGCGTAAGGGTATGGGGCGTGGCGCGGGGTGGCTGTCTGAGGATGAGGATTCCTCCCTGGATGCCCTGGACCTGGTGTGGGCCAAGTGCCGGGGTTACCCCTCCTACCCAGCGTTG ATCATTGACCCCAAGATGCCGCGGGAAGGCATGTTCCACCATGGcgtccccatcccc